One genomic window of Daphnia pulex isolate KAP4 chromosome 10, ASM2113471v1 includes the following:
- the LOC124203988 gene encoding uncharacterized protein C18orf63-like — MMKCICTIHTQHLVDWKYSQFHLNGSITGKEACHYLISQRSQLFCNPINQHQQKIGILCHVEQQNGLFKELIQLDLISPASKIFTRVASLEDIRFSVAYTLSVRLAVAWNPVGKWFIHREQQNFLDVEDTSETFQAVQFEIRLSGFLIEVWVRGGELKLYPISPHNLVMNLEDLIRFREDSNAIVNFEPNPDHRFFYLPKVRVGTLISVSRNLPESSPFRNYADLCNYWQQQYGYNLPEESTGMVYFNVAFTNVGPSRIIYTYPSCCVFLEPPLSVPISNKKSLSIIRQFWNFLEPLLACFPGQMMVQPWLTNPFVRIPLQEKCAEDLKQDVKMKALIGCEEQIEGTSKYFPQAPIESFTRKQENKPSNPKKTQFKKKTSDSPRMTNSTITQYFSKQNPNVKIRRTATKVTFKPM, encoded by the exons ATGATGAAGTGCATTTGCACGATTCATACTCAACATTTAGTCGACTGGAAATATTCGCAGTTTCATTTGAATGGATCGATCACAGGAAAAGAAGCTTGTCACTACCTTATTTCTCAACGTAGTCAACTGTTTTGCAACCCCATAAATCAGCACCAACAGAAAATTGGCATTCTCTGCCATgttgaacaacaaaatggaCTTTTCAAAGAACTAATTCAACTTGATCTGATATCCCCGGCGTCCAAAATATTCACTCGGGTGGCTTCTCTCGAAGACATTAGATTTTCAGTTGCGTACACACTCTCTGTTCGACTCGCTGTAGCTTGGAATCCTGTCGGGAAATGGTTTATTCATCGAGAGCAGCAAAATTTTTTGGATGTGGAAGACACAAGTGAGACGTTTCAGGCAGTCCAATTTGAAATACGCTTATCAG gATTCCTTATTGAAGTGTGGGTCCGCGGTGGAGAACTGAAGCTGTATCCGATTTCACCCCACAATTTAGTTATGAACTTGGAGGATCTCATCCGTTTCAGAGAAGATTCAAATGCAATCGTTAACTTTGAACCTAACCCTGATCACCGCTTCTTCTACTTGCCAAA GGTTAGAGTCGGCACCTTAATTTCAGTCAGTCGAAACCTGCCTGAATCTTCTCCGTTTCGTAATTACGCTGACCTGTGCAACTATTGGCAGCAACAG TACGGGTACAACTTGCCAGAGGAGTCGACTGGAATGGTATACTTTAACGTGGCATTTACAAACGTAGGACCGTCACGTATCATTTACACGTATCCATCTTGCTGCGTTTTTCTTGAGCCACCACTATCAGTCCCGATATCCAATAAGAAATCACTTTCCATCATTCGgcaattttggaattttttggaACCGCTTCTCGCTTGTTTTCCCGGACAAATGATGGTGCAGCCTTGGTTGACTAATCCATTTGTGAGAATCCCGCTACAAGAAAAATGCGCCGAAGACCTTAAACAGGATGTCAAAATGAAAGCTCTCATTGGATGTGAAGAACAGATCGAAGGTACTTCAAAGTATTTTCCACAGGCACCTATTGAGAGTTTCACAAGAAAGCAAGAAAACAAGCCGTCCAACCCGAAAAAGACccaattcaaaaagaaaacatccgACTCCCCACGAATGACCAACAGTACAATCACACAATACTTTTCTAAGCAAAATCCGAACGTCAAGATCCGCCGCACTGCCACCAAAGTCACGTTTAAA ccgATGTGA
- the LOC124203997 gene encoding uncharacterized protein C18orf19 homolog A-like, whose protein sequence is MSALVTRCISSVYLLRSHPVLASVVVKFPTTQRPTCDVYRFDLCNRYYSRKPCNSFSKSLHISTIYNAQGNQQSEQEKAKSEVPSKAQDQSNSDSPPAKVSLFQRFKQMYKDYWYVLIPVHVATSAVWTCGFYFAVKNGLDVVALLENIGVGEKIINPLRNSSVGYYALTYALYKVASPARYAVTVGGTTLSINYLTRWGYIKPASKEKMQVFYQKHKDEFSKRGDVFRGKLRQHRTDLKKRMTFGKKKLKK, encoded by the exons ATGTCTGCCTTAGTCACGCGATGTATCAGTTCAGTCTATTTACTTCGTTCACATCCGGTACTTGCGTCTGTAGTTGTCAAATTTCCGACTACTCAACGTCCGACATGTGATGTTTACCGGTTCGATTTATGTAACCGATACTACTCACGAAAGCCATGTAATTCATTTTCCAAATCTCTACACATCTCAACTATTTATAATGCTCAAGGTAACCAACAGTCAGAGCAAGAAAAGGCTAAGAGTGAAGTGCCGAGTAAAGCACAAGACCAATCAAATTCTGATAGCCCTCCAGCTAAGGTTTCACTCTTTCAAAGATTTAAACAAATGTACAAGGACTATTGGTATGTCCTGATTCCTGTACATGTTGCAACTTCTGCCGTTTGGACCTGTGGCTTCTACTTTGCAGTTAAAAA TGGCCTAGATGTTGTTGCACTACTAGAAAATATAGGAGTTGGTGAAAAAATCATAAATCCTCTTAGAAATTCAAGTGTGGGGTACTATGCCCTAACTTATGCGCTCTATAAAGTGGCCAGTCCTGCACGTTATGCTGTGACTGTTGGAG GCACCACTCTTTCCATAAATTATCTTACGCGCTGGGGCTACATCAAACCAGCATCCAAAGAGAAAATGCAGGTGTTCTACCAAAAACATAAGGATGAGTTCTCCAAGCGAGGTGACGTTTTCCGGGGAAAACTAAGACAACATAGAACTGATTTAAAGAAACGGATGACGTTCGGcaagaaaaaacttaaaaagtgA
- the LOC124203992 gene encoding GMP reductase 2-like, with protein sequence MPRIDNDVKLDFKDVLLRPKRSTLKSRADVDLFREIKFRNSKQTIRGIPIIASNMDTVGTFEMASALAKHGLLTTIHKHYQVEEWVDFMQKNKDIAGFVAASSGSGKGDFEKLSKILNAVPEVRFVCLDVANGYSEHFVEFVRSVREAFPQHVIMAGNVVTGEMVEELILSGADIIKVGIGPGSVCTTRKKTGVGYPQISAVIECADAAHGLGGHIISDGGCTCPGDVAKAFGAGADFVMLGGMLSGHDQSGGDVIERDGKKYKLFYGMSSATAMNKHVGGVSEYRASEGKTVEVPYRGNVDATISDILGGLRSACTYTGAARLKELPKRTTFIRVTQQTNEIFSAFSSGD encoded by the exons atgccACGAATCGACAATGACGTCAAGCTCGACTTCAAAGATGTCCTCCTACGTCCAAAACGCAGCACACTCAAGAGTCGTGCCGAT GTTGATTTGTTTCGCGAAATCAAATTTCGGAACTCGAAGCAAACTATTCGAGGGATCCCCATCATAGCTTCCAACATGGACACAGTCGGAACTTTCGAAATGGCTTCTGCCCTAGCTAAG catGGACTGCTAACAACCATCCACAAGCACTACCAAGTTGAGGAGTGGGTCGATTTTAtgcaaaag AATAAAGATATTGCTGGATTCGTTGCTGCTTCTTCTGGCTCGGGTAAAGGGGATTTCGAGAAACTGTCCAAGATTCTGAATGCTGTGCCCGAGGTGCGCTTTGTCTGTCTAGACGTAGCCAATGGGTATTCCGAACATTTTGTCGAATTCGTTCGCAGTGTCCGGGAAGCCTTTCCTCAACACGTTATTATG GCAGGAAATGTGGTCACTGGAGAAATGGTGGAGGAACTAATTCTTTCAGGAGCAGATATCATCAAGGTCGGAATCGGACCAGGCTCCGTTTGCACAACTCGTAAGAAGACTGGTGTGGGCTATCCTCAGATCAGTGCAGTCATTGAATGCGCTGATGCAGCTCATGGACTCGGTGGCCACATTATATCG GATGGAGGGTGTACTTGCCCAGGTGATGTTGCTAAGGCCTTCGGAGCCGGAGCAGATTTTGTGATGTTGGGTGGTATGCTCTCTGGCCATGATCAGTCAGGTGGAGACGTGATCGAGCGAGATGGGAAAAAGTATAAACTCTTTTACGGCATGTCTTCCGCAACGGCTATGAACAAACACGTTGGTGGAGTCTCTGAATACAG GGCTTCAGAAGGAAAGACTGTTGAGGTTCCGTATCGCGGAAATGTGGATGCAACCATCAGCGACATTTTGGGTGGTTTGCGTTCTGCTTGCACATACACTGGAGCTGCTCGCCTTAAGGAACTACCTAAACGGACAACTTTCATTCGCGTCacacagcaaacaaatgaaattttcagcGCTTTTTCGTCTGGGGATTGA
- the LOC124204000 gene encoding mediator of RNA polymerase II transcription subunit 6-like produces MGDSKDNLLWISWHDSAWIPILNPTNVMDYFQSTTNPFYDRTCNNEIVKMQRLNMEHLNNLTGLEYMLLHVQEPILYVIRKQHRHSAAVVTPLADFYIIAGVVYQAPDLGSVINSRISTTVNHLQGAFDEARTYSRYHPSKGYWWEFKETESKDEDEKKAQKKSSKEKAKEESGSMFQRHRVNVLLADLAKKFPLKNTPYPATNQQPEQRALTEENTKVEVKVEVKTEPQANKPPPEKKPRLV; encoded by the exons ATGGGTGATTCTAAAG ATAACCTTTTGTGGATTTCTTGGCATGACTCTGCTTGGATACCCATTCTTAATCCTACCAATGTAATGGATTACTTTCAGTCAACTACAAACCCTTTCTATGATCGAACTTGCAACAATGAAATTGTCAAAATGCAGCGTCTCAATATGGAACACCTCAA TAACTTGACAGGACTTGAGTATATGCTTCTTCATGTTCAAGAACCAATTTTGTATGTAATTCGAAAGCAGCATAGGCATTCTGCAGCTGTAGTTACTCCACTTGCAGATTTCTACATTATTGCTGGTGTAGTCTATCAAGCACCAGATCTTGGTTCTGTGATCAATTCTCGAATT tCTACAACAGTCAATCATCTCCAAGGGGCTTTTGATGAAGCTAGGACATACTCAAGATATCACCCAAGCAAAG GTTATTGGTGGGAGTTTAAGGAGACAGAATCGAAAGATGAAGATGAGAAGAAAGCACAGAAAAAGAGTTCGAAGGAAAAAGCAAAGGAGGAGAGTGGTTCCATGTTCCAAAGGCATCGAGTTAACGTTTTGCTTGCTGACCTTGCCAAAAAGTTTCCTCTTAAAAATACTCCTTATCCAGCTACCAATCAACAACCCGAACAAAGAGCATTAACAGAAGAAAATACTAAAGTCGAAGTTAAGGTAGAAGTTAAAACAGAACCTCAAGCCAACAAACCTCCACCAGAGAAAAAGCCCAGACTTGTGTAA
- the LOC124203978 gene encoding uncharacterized protein LOC124203978, whose product MMNLCPSKLLAMLLLAAAVICTNQLSDNSDPSTPDTYPWNNLQISRERLGYVEYGNFGVNIYQHVDNYKPNTTSNQHKYYYAPIALLHHESAVSKLNSVTNQPEMRFHVEMWNNDVRNKVVNWLTDMFDRQIKPNQVEVFPLDSVILATSSPTSSFYLPTDWKPMNNNKEICLTLNCFDQSDCDKLAEAMRSDPQQFHHFKLLFSLSLKTANTKERVIQIESVTTGDMANKLLQKFGFEKEIFLTAGDEKKMITEMATHIRMDTFVDSDVVSTSSGKKIYTMLENLLISSRSTIKGQTDTMWDSVYWNDDNYRPDKTTQILNDAYTKMDIDAQKKLVEIYTNTKKGGGRLELDYLAGLKGSLDIDLSGHSSISKEDSDKFYQETKDHVEWNGEKFVPKPMHLSKINLANFRDTQLLQDKVVRVNYTTAILSTPINFFQQEKLTPSHEWQKLKNTVEDLKKEIYERKNEIMDIGKMPTSCEDLQRMGHKISGIFLVKGSTKFEAVYCDFSPSENDLQNWIGYVDIKSLPVHFYVTRYDSFSTKSVPIPFQREVINYGNAMDSTSGVFKSRRSGTYFFSFTGLANFPASPSPAYLGIQLYLNGGEIAEGRTEEAHNVADLKSQLTLQLTLNLKKGDKVWLQICCMSPGVSLYDDSAHFTHFTGILLEEEFVQKIIV is encoded by the exons atgatgaaCTTGTGCCCGTCAAAATTATTGGCAATGCTTCTCCTGGCTGCAGCTGTTATTTGTACAAATCAACTGTCGGACAATTCAGACCCTTCCACTCCCGATACTTACCCTTGGAATAATTTGCAGATATCCCGAGAGAGGCTTGGCTATGTTGAGTATGGCAATTTTGGCGTCAACATTTACCAACACGTTGATAACTATAAGCCAAATACGACATCTAACCAACACAAGTATTATTACGCTCCTATCGCTCTATTGCATCACGAAAGTGCCGTCAGCAAACTCAACAGCGTCACAAATCAGCCAGAAATGCGATTCCATGTGGAGATGTGGAACAACGATGTTCGAAATAAAGTGGTCAACTGGTTGACCGATATGTTCGATCGACAAATTAAACCTAACCAGGTGGAAGTTTTTCCACTCGACAGTGTGATTCTGGCCACTTCCTCGCCTacgtcatctttttatttgccCACTGATTGGAAACCAATGAACAACAATAAGGAGATTTGCTTGACTCTCAACTGTTTTGACCAAAGTGACTGCGACAAACTGGCCGAGGCAATGCGCTCCGATCCGCAACAGTTTCACCATTTCAAACTTCTTTTCAGTTTGTCGTTGAAAACGGCCAATACCAAAGAAAGGGTCATCCAAATTGAAAGTGTCACAACGGGTGACATGGCCAACAAGCTCTTGCagaaatttggttttgaaaaagaaatttttctcacGGCCGgcgacgaaaagaaaatgataactGAAATGGCCACCCACATCCGGATGGACACGTTCGTGGACTCGGATGTTGTATCCACTAGttcaggaaagaaaatttatacaATGTTGGAGAATTTGCTCATCTCTTCCAGGTCGACCATCAAAGGGCAAACCGACACGATGTGGGATTCGGTTTACTGGAACGATGATAATTATCGACCGGACAAAACGACACAAATCTTGAATGATGCTTACACAAAAATGGACATTGATGCCCAGAAGAAATTGGTGGAAATCTACACGAATACCAAGAAAGGGGGAGGCCGGTTGGAGTTAGATTATTTAGCTGGATTAAAAGGCTCCCTGGATATTGATTTGTCTGGCCACAGTTCCATTTCTAAAGAAGATTCAGATAAATTTTACCAGGAAACTAAAGATCACGTTGAGTGGAATGGAGAAAAATTCGTACCCAAACCCATGCACTTGAGCAAAATCAATCTAGCCAATTTCCGTGACACTCAGTTACTTCAAGACAAAGTAGTGCGCGTAAATTATACGACCGCCATTCTGTCAACGCCCataaattttttccaacaagaaaaattgacCCCATCCCATGAATGGCAAAAACTGAAGAACACCGtcgaagatttgaaaaaagaaatttacg aaagaaaaaacgaaataatggACATCGGTAAAATGCCAACCTCATGTGAAGATTTGCAGAGAATGGGGCATAAAATCAGCGGAATATTTCTTGTTAAGGGATCGACAAAGTTTGAAGCTGTTTATTGCGACTTTTCCCCAAGCGAAAATG ATTTACAAAACTGGATTGGATATGTCGACATAAAATCCTTAcccgtccatttctacgtTACCAGATACGATTCGTTCAGCACAAAATCAGTTCCGATTCCGTTCCAGCGTGAAGTTATCAACTACGGAAATGCAATGGATTCCACATCGGGAGTATTCAAGTCCCGGCGATCGGGAAcgtattttttctccttcactGGACTGGCTAATTTTCCAGCTTCACCTTCCCCTGCTTATTTAGGCATTCAACTTTATTTGAATGGTGGTGAAATTGCAGAGGGTCGGACTGAAGAGGCTCACAACGTCGCTGATTTAAAGAGTCAACTGACCCTACAGTTGAcgctgaatttgaaaaaaggcgatAAAGTTTGGCTACAAATTTGCTGCATGTCACCAGGAGTGTCTCTGTATGACGATAGTGCTCACTTCACTCATTTCACTGGAATCTTATTGGAGGAAGAATTTGTTCAGAAAATTATTGTCTAA
- the LOC124203995 gene encoding uncharacterized protein LOC124203995, with protein sequence MDKPVPKRAGLAIPRSRIPSNSSTPSSVIPRRGTSTPTGSSSKNRSCNFSPITNPDFSKSSAGSTDKLEPKLLKPLGPSFPAQQTLAEKKLAQSRTKLSTEEQATLMYMMYQQQHFLNNQIEESKDRVLAECKEQMEDLWNLIKIKENKISQIKERKRLEEMRLELTSQIEVLEPIVKQTTDALSTVTPKVKELADGLDIYRHQIRLIDINEFKKEETDELIKVFKNSTTLSDNIQVEKFDEFIKAASVISDLNGTTAMQIGIMEECQNMMSQSITRLGQELTLRDTKTDFRKLSDLDV encoded by the exons aTGGATAAACCCGTACCAAAAAGGGCCGGCCTTGCTATACCAAGAAGCAGAATTCCTTCCAACAG CTCTACTCCAAGTAGTGTTATACCACGACGAGGTACTTCTACCCCAACAGGATCATCAAGCAAAAATAGGAGCTGCAATTTTTCCCCAATCACAAACCCGGATTTCTCTAAATCATCTGCCGGGTCAACCGACAAACTTGAACCAAAGCTGCTCAAACCTCTGG GCCCATCATTTCCTGCTCAACAAACATTAGCTGAAAAGAAATTAGCCCAATCAAGAACAAAATTGTCTACTGAAGAGCAAGCTACATTGATGTACATGATGTATCAACAGCAACATTtcctaaataatcaaattgaagaaTCTAAAGACAGAGTGTTGGCAGAATGCAAG GAACAAATGGAAGACCTCtggaatttgatcaaaattaaggaaaacaaaatttcccaaaTCAAGGAAAGGAAGAGACTTGAAGAAATGCGGTTGGAACTCACTTCTCAGATTGAAGTATTGGAACCAATTGTGAAGCAAACAACAG ATGCACTAAGTACTGTAACCCCTAAAGTTAAAGAGCTAGCAGATGGTTTGGACATCTATCGCCATCAGATTCGTCTAATTGatatcaatgaatttaaaaaagaagaaacagatgAATTGATCAAAGTTTTTAAGAACAGCACAACTCTATCCGATAACATTCAGGTGGAAAAGTTTGATGAGTTTATTAAAGCCGCAAGCGTAATTTCTGATCTAAACGGAACTACTGCTATGCAAATTGGAATCATGGAGGA atGCCAGAATATGATGTCGCAATCGATTACTCGGCTTGGCCAAGAACTAACACTGAGAGATACAAAAACGGACTTTAGAAAATTAAGCGATTTGGATGTATAA
- the LOC124204004 gene encoding lipopolysaccharide-induced tumor necrosis factor-alpha factor homolog, whose protein sequence is MSKQGPPPAAPPSYMEAVGGVNPSSPFTPHQNVTNQQPIIVTTVIPVGPGTTHTVCPHCHAEIDTSVRTEPGLIAWLSGGLLVLFGCWLGCCLIPCCIPECMNVHHACPNCKAYLGRYSHF, encoded by the exons ATGAGTAAACAAGGTCCTCCTCCAGCTGCCCCTCCTTCTTACATGGAAGCAGTGGGTGGTGTTAATCCATCAAGCCCCTTTACTCCTCATCAAA ATGTAACCAACCAGCAGCCTATTATTGTGACAACCGTGATACCTGTTGGACCCGGAACAACACACACT GTCTGTCCACATTGCCATGCTGAAATTGACACTTCTGTGCGTACTGAACCTGGTCTGATTGCCTGGCTTTCTGGAGGTCTTTTAGTTCTATTTGG ATGTTGGTTGGGCTGTTGCCTTATCCCCTGCTGTATTCCTGAGTGCATGAATGTTCATCATGCTTGTCCAAATTGCAAAGCATACTTGGGGAGATACAGCCACTTTTAA
- the LOC124203987 gene encoding cell cycle checkpoint control protein RAD9A-like isoform X1: MKCLLDATSVKVLARAIHSLAKIGDELHISPMENGLTLKTVNASKSAYSAFNFHLPFFLDYTHISENTVHADPEEDTVIKCKLPMKSILSVFRSIGSLEKSVETCKIMLPLLEALLIIEFRCKHGIVKYFNLRYFECESVEAEFSKEGYPSKFSCSSRFYNETLQSFHSSTQEVTWSLAMDQVHLSNHIDDEIDPSKCVRTEVTLVKDEFIEFNVALCTQVTFCLKELRAILAFAEALKLDLDCRMEGAGQPVLFSLQKDDLYSADFLLATLTPALDTTASISSRTAKHEMSVQGNTSNHPSPVPTLRNKTGNKTDSRTISRANLVDSRNGSRASTTHTRLHTPLIRQTPVNEDHTPRLNSLSLIEPHPFPDMEVDLEPEIQPPPNKRARARYIFQNCLKLTQEYRERPTEVFAPDSEEDE, encoded by the exons atgaaatgtctttTGGATGCAACCAGTGTTAAGG tTTTGGCGCGAGCCATACACTCATTGGCTAAGATAGGTGATGAATTGCACATTTCACCAATGGAAAATGGATTAACTCTGAAGACCGTCAATGCTTCCAAATCTGCCTATTCAGCTTTCAATTTTCAcctacctttttttcttgactacACGCACATAAGTGAAAATACTGTTCACGCTGATCCAGAAGAAGATACTGTGATTAAATGTAAACTTCCCATGAAG TCCATCTTGTCTGTATTTAGGTCGATCGGAAGCTTGGAAAAATCAGTTGAAACATGTAAGATAATGCTACCACTTCTTGAGGCTCTGTTAATCATTGAGTTCAGGTGCAAACATGGAATTGTTAAGTACTTCAACTTAAGATACTTTGAATGTGAAAGTGTTGAA GCAGAATTCTCTAAGGAGGGTTACCCCAGTAAATTTTCCTGCTCTTCACGTTTTTACAATGAAACTCTTCAAAGTTTTCATTCAAGCACTCAAGAAGTTACTTG GTCCCTTGCAATGGATCAAGTACATTTGAGTAACCATATTGATGATGAAATAGACCCATCCAAATGTGTTCGTACGGAAGTCACGTTGGTCAAGGATGAATTCATTGAATTTAACGTCGCTCTGTGTACTCAAGTTACATTTTGCTTGAAGGAATTACGAGCTATTTTGGCCTTCGCAGAAGCCCTGAAACTCGATCTTGATTGTCGAATGGAAGGCGCCGGACA GCCTGTTTTGTTCAGTCTACAAAAGGATGACTTGTATTCAGCAGATTTTCTCCTTGCAACTCTAACGCCTGCTCTGGACACTACGGCATCCATTAGTTCGCGAACTGCCAAACACGAAATGTCAGTACAAGGCAATACCTCCAACCATCCGTCTCCTGTCCCTACCCTGAGGAATAAAACAGGTAACAAAACAG ATTCCAGGACCATTTCGCGTGCCAATTTGGTCGATTCTAGGAACGGTTCTCGTGCAAGCACGACACACACTCGTTTACACACACCTTTGATACGACAAACGCCTGTTAACGAGGATCATACCCCACGTCTTAACAGTCTATCTCTTATCGAGCCCCATCCGTTTCCTGATATGGAAGTAGATTTGGAACCCGAAATTCAACCACCTCCTAATAAGAGAGCTCGGGCTCGCTACATATTTCAGAATTGTCTCAAGTTAACACAAGAATACAGAGAGCGACCAACTGAAGTCTTTGCTCCGGATTCAGAGGAAGATGAATAG
- the LOC124203987 gene encoding cell cycle checkpoint control protein RAD9A-like isoform X2, with translation MKCLLDATSVKVLARAIHSLAKIGDELHISPMENGLTLKTVNASKSAYSAFNFHLPFFLDYTHISENTVHADPEEDTVIKCKLPMKSILSVFRSIGSLEKSVETCKIMLPLLEALLIIEFRCKHGIVKYFNLRYFECESVEAEFSKEGYPSKFSCSSRFYNETLQSFHSSTQEVTWSLAMDQVHLSNHIDDEIDPSKCVRTEVTLVKDEFIEFNVALCTQVTFCLKELRAILAFAEALKLDLDCRMEGAGQPVLFSLQKDDLYSADFLLATLTPALDTTASISSRTAKHEMSVQGNTSNHPSPVPTLRNKTDSRTISRANLVDSRNGSRASTTHTRLHTPLIRQTPVNEDHTPRLNSLSLIEPHPFPDMEVDLEPEIQPPPNKRARARYIFQNCLKLTQEYRERPTEVFAPDSEEDE, from the exons atgaaatgtctttTGGATGCAACCAGTGTTAAGG tTTTGGCGCGAGCCATACACTCATTGGCTAAGATAGGTGATGAATTGCACATTTCACCAATGGAAAATGGATTAACTCTGAAGACCGTCAATGCTTCCAAATCTGCCTATTCAGCTTTCAATTTTCAcctacctttttttcttgactacACGCACATAAGTGAAAATACTGTTCACGCTGATCCAGAAGAAGATACTGTGATTAAATGTAAACTTCCCATGAAG TCCATCTTGTCTGTATTTAGGTCGATCGGAAGCTTGGAAAAATCAGTTGAAACATGTAAGATAATGCTACCACTTCTTGAGGCTCTGTTAATCATTGAGTTCAGGTGCAAACATGGAATTGTTAAGTACTTCAACTTAAGATACTTTGAATGTGAAAGTGTTGAA GCAGAATTCTCTAAGGAGGGTTACCCCAGTAAATTTTCCTGCTCTTCACGTTTTTACAATGAAACTCTTCAAAGTTTTCATTCAAGCACTCAAGAAGTTACTTG GTCCCTTGCAATGGATCAAGTACATTTGAGTAACCATATTGATGATGAAATAGACCCATCCAAATGTGTTCGTACGGAAGTCACGTTGGTCAAGGATGAATTCATTGAATTTAACGTCGCTCTGTGTACTCAAGTTACATTTTGCTTGAAGGAATTACGAGCTATTTTGGCCTTCGCAGAAGCCCTGAAACTCGATCTTGATTGTCGAATGGAAGGCGCCGGACA GCCTGTTTTGTTCAGTCTACAAAAGGATGACTTGTATTCAGCAGATTTTCTCCTTGCAACTCTAACGCCTGCTCTGGACACTACGGCATCCATTAGTTCGCGAACTGCCAAACACGAAATGTCAGTACAAGGCAATACCTCCAACCATCCGTCTCCTGTCCCTACCCTGAGGAATAAAACAG ATTCCAGGACCATTTCGCGTGCCAATTTGGTCGATTCTAGGAACGGTTCTCGTGCAAGCACGACACACACTCGTTTACACACACCTTTGATACGACAAACGCCTGTTAACGAGGATCATACCCCACGTCTTAACAGTCTATCTCTTATCGAGCCCCATCCGTTTCCTGATATGGAAGTAGATTTGGAACCCGAAATTCAACCACCTCCTAATAAGAGAGCTCGGGCTCGCTACATATTTCAGAATTGTCTCAAGTTAACACAAGAATACAGAGAGCGACCAACTGAAGTCTTTGCTCCGGATTCAGAGGAAGATGAATAG